A stretch of the Medicago truncatula cultivar Jemalong A17 chromosome 5, MtrunA17r5.0-ANR, whole genome shotgun sequence genome encodes the following:
- the LOC11429407 gene encoding rhodanese-like domain-containing protein 7 isoform X1 — MEPHLNAASILRTTSSNIPYSCLPQPFLSLTTRMLSSSSSSSSSTTPSSETRTAYSSSSPNPSFKNLSLFSNNHSLQSMTLSKCFSHSGPTYAIPVSGLVESGEVESLVVVSFYKFADFPDHAVLRVPLKQLCQQLRVSGGIILAPEGINGSLCGTRESVEKVLAFIQSDDRLKGLRRIESPVSPEEEAIHQGNHGHSASSPLAAGEDTPFRWDHVRVKLKKEIVTLGMPTVSPIERVGKYIGPKEWNSLISDPDTVVIDVRNNYETRIGKFKGAVDPCTTSFREFPSWVEERFELTRKDVEHAKDDVNHSDQIAEKEMKNQKQHLPRVAMYCTGGIRCEKASSLLLSKGFKEVYHLEGGILKYLEEVPERQSLWEGECFVFDKRVSVEHGLAQGNFKLCYGCKQPVSDTDMESPEYEYGVSCPYCFAQKSEEEKERARARQKQFERWGIIGGPDKGRRPTHKQDSASRDENQLSKSV; from the exons ATGGAACCACATCTAAATGCAGCCTCCATTCTCAGAACCACCAGCAGCAACATACCATATTCTTGTCTTCCTCAACCATTCCTGTCTCTTACTACAAGGATgctatcttcttcttcatcttcatcttcttcaacaacCCCTTCATCTGAAACAAGAACAGCTTACTCTTCTTCAAGCCCTAACCCTTCATTCAAGAACCTTTCTCTATTCTCCAACAATCATTCTCTTCAAAGTATGACGCTTTCTAAGTGTTTCTCTCACTCTGGACCCACTTATGCAATACCGGTTTCTGGGTTGGTTGAATCTGGTGAAGTAGAGTCTCTTGTCGTGGTTTCGTTTTATAAGTTTGCGGATTTCCCTGATCATGCTGTTTTGCGTGTGCCCTTGAAGCAATTATGTCAACAATTG CGTGTTTCAGGCGGTATCATTCTTGCGCCTGAAGGAATTAATGGCAGCCTATGCGGCACGCGGGAGTCGGTGGAGAAAGTTCTTGCATTTATTCAGAGTGATGATCGTCTGAAGGGGCTAAGACGTATTGAATCGCCTGTCAGTCCTGAGGAGGAGGCCATCCATCAAGGTAATCATGGACACAGTGCCAGTTCTCCTCTTGCTGCTGGGGAAGACACACCTTTCCGATGGGATCATGTTAGAGTCAAGTTGAAGAAAGAG ATTGTCACTCTTGGGATGCCTACGGTATCACCTATTGAAAGGGTTGGAAAATATATTGGCCCAAAGGAATGGAATTCTTTGATTAGCGATCCTGATACT GTGGTAATTGATGTGCGGAATAACTATGAAACAAGAATAGGAAAGTTCAAAGGAGCAGTTGATCCTTGTACGACATCATTTCGTGAATTCCCCTCTTGGGTTGAGGAACGTTTTGAGCTTACCAGAAAAGATGTTGAGCATGCAAAAGATGATGTAAACCATTCAGACCAAATTgctgaaaaagaaatgaagaatcAGAAACAACATTTGCCACGTGTTGCAATGTATTGCACCGGGGGTATTCGTTGTGAGAAAGCTTCAAGTCTACTTCTCAGCAAAGGTTTCAAAGAG GTTTATCACCTGGAAGGTGGAATCCTGAAATATCTTGAGGAAGTTCCAGAGAGACAAAGTCTTTGGGAAGGAGAGTGCTTTGTTTTCGACAAGAGAGTCTCTGTCGAGCATGGTTTGGCACAAGGAAATTTCAAGCTGTGCTATGGTTGTAAGCAGCCTGTGAGTGACACTGACATGGAATCCCCAGAATATGAATATGGAGTCTCCTGTCCTTACTGTTTTGCACAGaaatcagaagaagaaaaagagagggCTCGAGCTCGACAAAAACAATTTGAGAGATGGGGGATCATAGGTGGTCCTGATAAGGGCCGCCGGCCGACACATAAACAGGACAGTGCTAGCAGGGATGAAAATCAACTTTCAAAGTCTGTTTaa
- the LOC112422140 gene encoding uncharacterized protein, with protein sequence MSGNLSVGNSVVSDAAVLDTFAISPHNRRIRDLIWVTWKAPSAPWVKVNTNGSVVDSLGACGGLFRDHSGAFLGAYASNIGATSLFFAEVYGFILAIEYAASNGWSNIWLESDSTSALAVFKNSSLVPVLLRNWWHNARNQGIMVISSHIFHEGNGCADLLANMGHYLHDTVWYSVMPSALLPQFFRDRHALPNFRFP encoded by the coding sequence ATGAGCGGTAACCTTTCTGTTGGTAATTCTGTTGTTTCGGATGCTGCAGTTCTTGATACCTTCGCCATTTCTCCTCATAACCGGCGCATCAGAGACCTTATTTGGGTTACTTGGAAGGCGCCTTCAGCCCCTTGGGTCAAAGTTAACACAAATGGCTCGGTTGTGGATTCCTTAGGTGCTTGCGGTGGTTTGTTTCGTGACCATTCCGGTGCTTTCCTTGGTGCCTATGCTTCTAATATAGGTGCGACATCTCTTTTCTTTGCTGAGGTTTATGGTTTCATCTTGGCTATAGAATATGCAGCCAGCAATGGTTGGAGCAACATTTGGTTGGAAAGCGATTCCACGAGTGCTTTGGCAGTTTTCAAGAATTCTTCCCTTGTCCCGGTGCTCCTCAGAAACTGGTGGCATAATGCTCGCAATCAAGGAATCATGGTTATCTCATCTCACATATTCCACGAAGGCAATGGTTGCGCTGATTTACTAGCTAATATGGGTCACTATCTTCATGATACGGTTTGGTATTCGGTGATGCCGTCAGCTTTGCTACCACAATTCTTTAGGGACCGTCATGCTTTGCCTAATTTTCGGTTCCCTTAG
- the LOC11429407 gene encoding rhodanese-like domain-containing protein 7 isoform X2 yields MSTIGGIILAPEGINGSLCGTRESVEKVLAFIQSDDRLKGLRRIESPVSPEEEAIHQGNHGHSASSPLAAGEDTPFRWDHVRVKLKKEIVTLGMPTVSPIERVGKYIGPKEWNSLISDPDTVVIDVRNNYETRIGKFKGAVDPCTTSFREFPSWVEERFELTRKDVEHAKDDVNHSDQIAEKEMKNQKQHLPRVAMYCTGGIRCEKASSLLLSKGFKEVYHLEGGILKYLEEVPERQSLWEGECFVFDKRVSVEHGLAQGNFKLCYGCKQPVSDTDMESPEYEYGVSCPYCFAQKSEEEKERARARQKQFERWGIIGGPDKGRRPTHKQDSASRDENQLSKSV; encoded by the exons ATGTCAACAATTG GCGGTATCATTCTTGCGCCTGAAGGAATTAATGGCAGCCTATGCGGCACGCGGGAGTCGGTGGAGAAAGTTCTTGCATTTATTCAGAGTGATGATCGTCTGAAGGGGCTAAGACGTATTGAATCGCCTGTCAGTCCTGAGGAGGAGGCCATCCATCAAGGTAATCATGGACACAGTGCCAGTTCTCCTCTTGCTGCTGGGGAAGACACACCTTTCCGATGGGATCATGTTAGAGTCAAGTTGAAGAAAGAG ATTGTCACTCTTGGGATGCCTACGGTATCACCTATTGAAAGGGTTGGAAAATATATTGGCCCAAAGGAATGGAATTCTTTGATTAGCGATCCTGATACT GTGGTAATTGATGTGCGGAATAACTATGAAACAAGAATAGGAAAGTTCAAAGGAGCAGTTGATCCTTGTACGACATCATTTCGTGAATTCCCCTCTTGGGTTGAGGAACGTTTTGAGCTTACCAGAAAAGATGTTGAGCATGCAAAAGATGATGTAAACCATTCAGACCAAATTgctgaaaaagaaatgaagaatcAGAAACAACATTTGCCACGTGTTGCAATGTATTGCACCGGGGGTATTCGTTGTGAGAAAGCTTCAAGTCTACTTCTCAGCAAAGGTTTCAAAGAG GTTTATCACCTGGAAGGTGGAATCCTGAAATATCTTGAGGAAGTTCCAGAGAGACAAAGTCTTTGGGAAGGAGAGTGCTTTGTTTTCGACAAGAGAGTCTCTGTCGAGCATGGTTTGGCACAAGGAAATTTCAAGCTGTGCTATGGTTGTAAGCAGCCTGTGAGTGACACTGACATGGAATCCCCAGAATATGAATATGGAGTCTCCTGTCCTTACTGTTTTGCACAGaaatcagaagaagaaaaagagagggCTCGAGCTCGACAAAAACAATTTGAGAGATGGGGGATCATAGGTGGTCCTGATAAGGGCCGCCGGCCGACACATAAACAGGACAGTGCTAGCAGGGATGAAAATCAACTTTCAAAGTCTGTTTaa
- the LOC11429408 gene encoding uncharacterized protein, with translation MKGCSFVTNVHDFTFSPSLICSNSLIPFQSNVFPSNVTLKPLRAKVCISHKQKGKSEFVVGCASWGLVNEFKRELEEGETNDEKGKSGITRYREKCGEREGVVELLECLEKEAIMGDDEGKEPNDYNRRAQIFDKSSQVFQALKESNDHV, from the coding sequence ATGAAAGGGTGTTCTTTTGTTACTAATGTTCATGATTTCACTTTTTCTCCTTCTTTGATTTGTTCTAACTCTCTTATTCCATTCCAAAGTAATGTTTTTCCTAGTAATGTGACATTGAAACCATTGAGAGCAAAGGTGTGCATTTCTCATAAACAAAAAGGTAAAAGTGAATTTGTTGTGGGATGTGCTAGTTGGGGATTAGTGAATGAGTTTAAGAGAGAACTAGAAGAAGGTGAAACTAATGATGAAAAGGGTAAAAGTGGAATAACAAGGTATAGAGAAAAGTGTGGAGAAAGGGAAGGGGTTGTAGAGTTGTTGGAGTGTTTGGAAAAGGAAGCAATAATGGGTGATGATGAAGGTAAAGAGCCTAATGATTATAATCGAAGGGCACAGATATTTGATAAAAGCTCTCAAGTATTTCAAGCACTTAAGGAATCAAATGATCATGTTTGA